TTGCTATCTTCAGCGGCATGGGCTTCCGCCTCACGGGTCATCTTTTCAACCTCTTCCTTGGAAAGGCCGGAGGAAGCGGTGATAGTTATCTTCTGTTCACGCCCGGTGCCTTTATCCTTGGCTTTGACGGAAAGTATACCGTTGGCATCAATGTCAAAGGTAACCTCTATCTGGGGGACGCCGCGGGGGGCGGGCAAAATGCCGTCCAGCATAAAGCGGCCCAGAGTGCGGTTATCGGCCGCCATGGGGCGTTCGCCCTGCAGGACATGGATTTCTACGCTGGGCTGGTTGTCAGCCGCAGTGGAAAATACCTGGCTCTTGGAAGTGGGAATGGTAGTATTGCGGGTAATAAGAGCGGTAGATACACCGCCAAGGGTCTCAATACCCAAAGTCAGGGGGATAACATCCAGCAGGAGTACGTCACTGACTTCACCCTTGAGTACGCCGGCCTGAATGGCAGCACCGATAGCTACCACCTCGTCAGGGTTTACACCCTTGTTAGGTTCTTTGCCGAAAAACTCTTTGACCTTCTGCTGTACCAGCGGCATACGGGTCTGTCCGCCTACCAGAATAACCTCGTTGATTTCAGAAGCAGTCTTGCCCGAATCTTTCAAAGCCTGGCGGCAGGGCTCAAGGCTCTTGTCTACAAGGTCCATTACCATCTGCTCCAGTTTGGCACGGGTAAGGATAATATTTAAGTGCTTGGGCCCTGAAGCATCTGCGGTGATAAAGGGCAAATTTATCTCTGCCTGCTGAACAGTGGAAAGCTCTATCTTGGCCTTTTCAGCCGCCTCTTTCAGACGCTGCAAAGCAGTTTTATCTTTAGAAAGGTCAATGCCCTGGTCTTTCTTATATTCGGCTATAAGCCAGTCAATAATCTTCTGGTCAAAATCATCACCGCCCAGATGGGTATCACCGGCGGTGGATTTTACCTGGAAAGTGCCTTCGCCCAGTTCCAGTATGGAAATATCAAAGGTACCGCCGCCCAAATCATAAACGGCGATAGTTTCATCTTTCTTCTTGTCCAGACCGTATGCCAGAGCAGCGGCGGTGGGTTCGTTGATAATCCGCAGGACTTTCAGCCCGGCAATAGCCCCGGCGTCTTTGGTGGCCTGGCGCTGGGCATCGTTAAAATAAGCCGGTACGGTAATAACCGCTTCGGTTACCTTTTCGCCCAGGTAGGCTTCCGCATCTGATTTAAGTTTCTGCAAAATCATGGCGGAAACTTCGGGAGGGCTGAAATCCTTGTCACCCATAACCACCCGGACTTCATTATTGTTACCCTGAATAACCTTGTAAGGTTTGCGTTTGGCATCTGCCTCAACCGGCAGCTCACGCCCGGCGGGTTCGCCCCATTTGCGTCCCATAAAACGCTTGATGGAATAAACCGTGTTTTCAGGGTTCAAAATAGCCTGATTTTTAGCCTGACGGCCAACAATGCGTTCGCCGTTTTTGTTTACTGCCACTACCGAAGGAATAAGGGTGCTGCCTTCGGCAGAGGGAATAACTACCGGTTCGCCGCCCTGCATGACGGCAACTTCACTGTTTGTAGTACCAAGATCTATACCAACTACTTTAGCCATTTGTGTTTCGTTCCTCCTTGTTTACTTAAAGAAATTTA
This sequence is a window from Dehalococcoides mccartyi 195. Protein-coding genes within it:
- the dnaK gene encoding molecular chaperone DnaK, with translation MAKVVGIDLGTTNSEVAVMQGGEPVVIPSAEGSTLIPSVVAVNKNGERIVGRQAKNQAILNPENTVYSIKRFMGRKWGEPAGRELPVEADAKRKPYKVIQGNNNEVRVVMGDKDFSPPEVSAMILQKLKSDAEAYLGEKVTEAVITVPAYFNDAQRQATKDAGAIAGLKVLRIINEPTAAALAYGLDKKKDETIAVYDLGGGTFDISILELGEGTFQVKSTAGDTHLGGDDFDQKIIDWLIAEYKKDQGIDLSKDKTALQRLKEAAEKAKIELSTVQQAEINLPFITADASGPKHLNIILTRAKLEQMVMDLVDKSLEPCRQALKDSGKTASEINEVILVGGQTRMPLVQQKVKEFFGKEPNKGVNPDEVVAIGAAIQAGVLKGEVSDVLLLDVIPLTLGIETLGGVSTALITRNTTIPTSKSQVFSTAADNQPSVEIHVLQGERPMAADNRTLGRFMLDGILPAPRGVPQIEVTFDIDANGILSVKAKDKGTGREQKITITASSGLSKEEVEKMTREAEAHAAEDSKRKEEIEARNVADNLAYNAEKTLRDNKDKIPAELNTELESKIAAVRTALQGTDVDAIKTTTQELSTALQSVGSAVYGQQQEQGAPAQEEPSAEGKKNDDEGTVEGEFREV